The window TCCATGTGCGCACATGGCGCTCGCTCACCGTCTGGAACGTGAAGTTCTGGAGGAGAGTGGGGCGTCGGTGGTAGCGTGCTCACGAACGTTCGGTTGGTCCGAGCGTGGGAGTGGGCTGGCCATGAGTGTGTGGGATTCGGTGCGGAACGCGGTCGACCGAGTGACGGGCAGCTCCGCGCATCTGTCGATTGCAGTTGACAGGGCTGTGGTCCGACCTGGGGAGGACGTGAAGGTTCACGTCGCGGTCAAGAGTGGCCCTTCGAAGCTCGAGGCGCGCGCGCTCGTGCTGGAGATCGAGGCGCTCGAGGTCATCGATCTGCCGAGGCACGCGAACATGGGCAACGTCATTGAAGATTTTACGCAGAGCGTGACGGCGAAGCCCGGCCGCCCTCCGCCTCCCAAGCCCGGCCCCACGGTCAACACCGCGAAGACCTTCGAGGCGACCATCACCATTTGCCCGGGTTTGTCGCTGAACGCCGGCGAAGAGAAGAAGTTCGACGGGCGCTTCCGTTTGCCCACGAACGTGCAGCCGACGTACGAGGGGAAGTACACGAAACATCACTGGCGATTCCGCGCCCGGCTCGACGTCTTCGGGACCGACCCGGATACGGGATGGCATGCGTTGCGGGTGCTCAGCGCGTAGCAGCCGGCCCGGGCGGTGCGAGGGAGAAGGAGCGACCCGCGTCTAGAAAGATCGGGGCGCGGATGGTAGCTTCGCCCACGAGATCATGCCGGAAGGCAAACGGCTCACGCTCCTCCATCTTTCGGACCTCCAGTTCGGTCGTGCGCACGGCTTCCCTGCGGGCGGCTCTCCTGGCTCGCTCGTCGACCGGCTCGCGCAAAACCTCGCCCGTCTCCGCGACGAGGAGCACGTCCGACCTGATCTGGTCCTTCTGTCCGGCGATCTGGCCGAGTGGGGCTTGCCGCGCGAGTTCGAGGAGGTCGCGCTCTTCGTTCGCGAGCTCGCTCGTTCCCTCGCGCTCGATGTGCGGCGCTTCGTGCTGATCCCGGGCAACCACGACATCAGTCGGAAGTTGTCGCGCGCCTACTTCGATGAATGCGAGGTGTATGGCCGCGATCCCGAAAAACCCTACTGGCCCAAGTACAAGCCTTACGCTGACTTCTTCACGCAGCTTTATGCTGGGCATGCTGGGATCGGCTTCACCGAGCGGGAGCCCTGGTCGCTGTTCGAGTATCCCGATCTCGGCGTCGTCGTCGCGGGGCTCAACTCCACCATCGCCGACAGCCATCGGGACGAGGATCATCGCGGCGAGATTGGGGAGGCGCAGATCCGGGCGTTCGTCGAGGAGCTTCGTCCTCTTGGCGAGAAGGGGTATCTGAGGATCGGCCTCGTGCATCATGATCCCACCCGATCCGGGGGACACGACGGGATCGTCGATGCGGAGGCGATCGAGAAGAAGCTCGCGCCGCACCTCGACTTGCTGCTGCACGGCCATACCCACGACGACAAGCAACGGTGGTTCGGCCACCTCGGCGCGACGCCCGTGCCCGTCATCGGGATAGGCAGCGCTGGTGTCGATCGCGCTGAGCGGCCTGCGGAGGTGGGCAATCAGTTTCAGATCCTGCAACTGTCCCGCGATTCGATCGAGGTCGGCCTGCGCCGCCATGATCCTGGACAGGGAGATTGGATCGGCGATACACGCGGCGATCCTGCGGGCCAGGCGTGGCGCATCATTTATCCAGTGCCGCACCTCGCGCGGGCGACGGCTGCGTTCGCCGAGGCGCCGGCGAGCGAGCCGGCACGCGACGCGATGGCGGATGCGGTCGAGCAGTATCGACGTCGGATCACGGCCACGTATCGCGGGCGCCACTTCGCGGAGCAATCGGGCCTCCTCCGACGTGCTTCGGTCGATCTGCTGAGTCTCTTCGTGGTGCCGCAGGTGGCGGCGTTGACGCAACGTCCGAAGGCGCCGGAAGCCAAGGCCACGTACGAGGAGAAGGAGCAGGAAGCGCCCTGGGAAGAGGGGTATCCCGAGGACGCGGACGCGGTGCTGTTCGACCCGCGGAAGCCGTGGATGCTCGTCCTGGGCGGGCCTGGCTCCGGCAAGTCGGCGCTCACGAGCTGGCTCATGTTGAAGCTCTGTGAGGCCGGGGAGACCTTGCCGGAGGGCATGGCCCGGTTCGTCCCGGTGCGGATCGAGATGCGCCGCTTCGCGCAACACATGCGGGTCCACAAGGGGCGCGCGTACGACTTCTTCGATTACCTGGAAGCCGAGAACGCGGAGCTGTCGATCGACGCGCTGCGGTCGGATCGCTTGCGAGAGCTCGCGGAGGCGCGGCGGCTCCTCTGGATCTTCGACGGGCTCGACGAGGTGGTGGACGCCGAGGAGCGCAAGCGGTGCGCAGCGATGATCGGCGGCGTGCGGCAGCGATACGATGGGCGAGGGCTCATCACGAGTCGTGAGGTGGGGGCCGAGGATGTGCGGACGGAGCTGTCGCGGTGCGAAGTGCCGTCGTATCGCCTGCGCGCGTTCGACGCTGCGCACGTGAAGAAGCTCCTCGCGGCTTTGCCCATGCCCGAGGCGCGGCGCGAGCGGCTCCTTCACGCAATCCGCCAGAGCCCGGCGCTCGCGGAGATGTGTCGTACGCCGCTCGTCCTCACGATGACCGCGCTCCTCTCGCTCCGCGGTGAGGTCCCGGAGCGGCGAAGGGATCTGCTTGGACGGCTCGTCGAGCTGCTCGTGGAGGAGTGGGAGGCCGGCAAGGGGGACGAGCCGGAGAGCAGCGACCTGGCCCGATTCGATTTCGCCTTGACGACGCGGTTTCTGTCGAAACTCGCGCTTTGGATGATGCTGGACATCGAAGGAGGGAGCGGGAACGTCCTCGCTGAGGAGGATCTAAGACGGTTCACGGTCGCGTTTTGCCGGGAGGAGCTCGGCGAACGCGAGATCGTGGCGAAGCGGACGGCGCGACGGTTTCTGGAGAAGCTCCAGCATCGGAACGGTGTGCTCGTCTCCTGGGGGGCGGGTGCTTATGGATTCGTGCATCGGGGGTTTCTGGATTATCTGGCGGCGGAGGAGCTCCACGAGGGGTTCGCGACCGAGGAGGGCCGCGAGCTCGTCGCCGAGCTCGTGCAGACATGCTGGCGCTCGGATGCATGGCGCGAGTGCCTTGCCATGGTGCTCGGGGCGATCGGGGAGGAGGAGCCCCATGAGGTCATCCCAATGTTGCAGGCCGTCTTGCGACGACTGGAGCTTCAGGAGACGACGTATGCGAATTTCATCGCTTTTGCCGTTCGGGTACTGGCGGAGGTGTATCGAGGTCTCGATCAAGAACCTCTGCGCTCCTTCGCCTCGCGTCTGACGGAGCTCCTGCGGCGGTGCTGCGAAGCCAGAGTCAACTACCCACTCGGCGGCACGGCTGCTATCACCGAAGCATTGCGGCAGGTTGGGGAACAATGGCCCGCGGCTTCGATTCTCCGGGAGTGGGCCCTCGGGGAATTTGGCTTCGATTTCCTAGGGCACCGCAGCGGGTCCAGCTATCGGATGGCTCTCGCGACCACCCCGCTAAAAGAGCGCCGCGAGCTTCTCGACCGTATCGTCGAACGGAGCGAATCTCCCGAGGCCATCCAGGCTGCCACCGAGGAGGTACTGTCAGGGCAGGATCTCGCGCCTGACGATGCCGCACGACTCTATCGTGCAGCCGAACGAAAAAGCGAACGCGTCGCGTTGGCCGTGGGAGAGGTGCTGCTGCAAGACGGTGTTCCCGAGGCCGCGCGATGGATCGAGGACTCCTGGCGGAGCTTTCACGACGATACGGCGCAAATCGACGGCGCGATTCTTCTAGCCAGTGTCCCAGAGCGGCGTTCGACGATGCTTCGATGGCTGATCGAGAGGGCGGAGAGCTCGGACAAGGTCCCTCCGACCATTCGCGCTTTCATTGCTCGCACGGAAGTGGACGATCCCTTTCTCTACGAGACGCTGACGTCCTGGTTCCGCTCCTCGCACAGCCGTCTTCGGCTGACTGCCGCAATGGCCCTGGCCCATGGTCATGACGATCCGGAAGCCTTCGACCAACTCGAGCGCTTTGTGCGGGGGCGTGACGAGAATTTTGCGGACCTGGCTCTGTACGCACTGCTCGATGCATCGAAGAGAGATGGGGCTGCGGCGAGCGAAATAGCGCGGTCCACCCTCCGTCGCTTGTTGCAGGACCCAACGGATGTTGGACCTAGCGACTTCGAACACATGGCCTGGTGGTGGGAGCAGCATGTCGACGCGGCCGAGGCTGCTGCGGCCAGAGCTGCTTATCCGGGTACGTACGAGGAAACCCCGCCGTCGGACCATTGGGCTCGTTTCAACGCAGCGACGGACGCCTTGGAAGGCGCGGCAGAGGACCCGGAGCGAAGACGCGCCGCCCAGTCACAACTCCGCGAGCTCGTCACCCCCGCCGCACCCGAAGAAGTCCGCCTCCCGGCCGCAATCCAACTCCGCCGCATCGGCGACCCCCTCGGCGAAGCCACCCTCCGCGAGCTCGCCCATTCCGCGGCGAACGAAGACCGGCGCTGTTTCGCCGCCCGCCAAATCCGCGACCTTGAAACCCTCCACCACCTCGCCACCTCTGCCCAATCCGACCAGGTTCGCGCCGACGCCGCCCATGTCCTCGCCCTCCTCGACGCCCGCCGCGCCCTCCTCCGCGTCGGTCGCCCCCGCCGCGGCATCGTCTCCCTCCGCGGACAGCGCGCCGGCATCATCGAGGAGACCCCCACCGGCTCCCGATTCACCTACGACCCCGATTACCTCGACCGCCCCGACGCCAAAGCCATCGCCCCCTCCCTCCCTCTCCGCCGCCTCCCCTACGAAAGCGAAGGCCTCCACCCCTTCTTCGAGAACCTCCTCCCCGAAGGCTGGCTCCTCCACCTCGCCCGCAAAACCCTCGGCACCTCCGGCCAGGACCTCTTTGGCCTCCTCCTCGCCACCTGCCGCGATTGCATCGGCGCCGTCGAGATCGTCCCCGAGCCCGACGACGAGGAGCTCACGTGAGCACCTGCCTCGCCTGCCTCGGCCCCGACGCGCCCGAGCCGCCGGCCGAGCCGTATCACCCCGCTTGCCTCGAAGCCCTCTTCGGCACCCCCTCCGCGCCTCGGATCTCCTTCGGTCGCGCCGACGTACCTGACGTCGTCGAGCGCTCCATCGGCAAGTTCTCCATCTCCGGCGTCCAGCCCAAAGCCCAGGCCCGGCTCAGCGAAGACCGCGGCGCCCTCGAGCTCGCCGACGCCGGCGGCCGCTACATCGTCAAGCCCGACGTCCAGGCCTATCCGTTCCTCCCGGCCAACGAGCACCTCACCATGGCCCTCGCGCGCCGCGTCGGCCTCCCCGTGCCCCCCAATGCCCTCGTCCGCCTCGCCGACGACAGCATGGCGTACATCGTCCGCCGCTTCGATCGCATCAACGGCGAACCTCCCCGGAAGCGTATCCAGGAGGACTTCTGCTCCCTCGCCGGCTTACGCTCGGGCGACAAGTACGAGAGCAGCGCCGAGAAATGCGCGAAGCTCGTGCTTCGATTCACGCAGGACACCGCCGCCGGCATGCGCACGCTCTTCGTGCAAATGCTGTTTTCTTATCTCGTCGGCAATGGCGACCTGCACCTGAAGAACCTGTCCATCGTCGAAGAGGACGACGGATCCTTCGCCCTCTCCCCCGCGTACGACCTCGTCTCCACGTGGATCTACGGCGACCACGACCTCGCGTTGCCCATCCAGGGCAAGAAGAACAAGGTCACGAGGCGCAACTGGCTCACGTTCGCCGAGCTCCACGCCCACATTCCGCGCCCCGAAGCGACGACCCTGCTCGACGGGGTCCTCGCGCAGCTCACGCACGCGCGCTCCGTCGTCGCGAGCTCCGCGCTCACGGACGAGACCCTCCGCTTCCGGTATCTCGCCGTCCTCGACGAGCGCGTCGCGTCCCTCGCCCCCGGGCGATCCGATCCCTGACGTGACCCGGCCGCCGGCAAGCCCTGAGCCTCGCGCCGACCTTCACCCTTCCGCCGCCCCAACCTTTCGGGCGCGGGAAGCTCTCCACCCTTCCCTGGTCCGCAAAGTTTAGCGAACGGGAAGCCTTCCACCCTTCCCTGGTCCGCAAAGTTTAGCGAACGGGAAGCCTTCCACCCTTCCCTGGTCCGCAAAGTTTAGCGAACGGGAAGTTCTCCACCCTTCCGCCGCCCCGAAAGCTCGAGGCTCGCGAACAAGGTAACCCTTCGGCCGCCGCCGCGAGCCATGCGGCGATGCCTCTGCCGTCTGGTATCCTCCGGCGCATGAACGTGCCGGCTCGCAAGGTCGTCGGGCGCTTCCGGTTGCCCACGAACGTCCAGCCGACGTACGACGGGAAGTACACAAAGCACTTCTGGCGATTCCGCGCCCGGATCGATGTGTTCGGCACCGACCCCGATACCGGTTGGCAGGCGTTACGTGTCTTGAGCGCGTAGAGGTTGACCCGTGTCCGGAGAAGAACCGCGGTACGAACTGATCGAAGGCGAGCTCTGCGAGACGGAGGCGCCGACGGACGCACACAAGAAGGCGCTCCGCAAGCTCCTGGCTTTCATTGCGCCCTTTGACGGGCCCTCTTCCGTAGCGAACGAGCCGCCGGGCGGAGAGGACCCCACGCCCGGCGAGCCCTGATCCTCCCTACTTGCTCCCCACACAAGCCGCCCGCGGCCTCGCCTCGCTCGCCGGCGCCTCCTCGACCGTCACGTCGACGCCCTCGGCCTCCGCGACCTTCGGCTTCTCGGCCGGCGCGTGCAAGAGCGCCCGCACGTCTTCGCCCGTCAGCGTCTCCACATCGAGCAGCCTCCGCGCGATGCGATCGAGCCCCTCGTAGTGCTCGTTGATCAGCGCCTTCGTCCGCGCCTCCGCCTCGGCGAGCAGCCGCCCCACCTCCGCGTCGACCACGCGCGCCGTCTCCTCGCTGTAGTCGTAGCCGCCGCGCTCGAACGTCACGCTCCGCCGTGGATCGAACGACGCGAGCCCCAGCCCGGCAGCGCCGCCCATGCCGAGCTCGCGCACCATGCGCCGCGCGATGTCCGTCGCGTTCACGAGGTCGTCCTGCGCGCCCGTCGAGGCGTCGCCGAACGTCCGCTGCTCCGCCACGCGACCGCCGAGCAGCACGACGAGCCGATCGAGGATCTCCTGCCGGCTCATCAGGTACCGATCCTCGCGCGGCTTCTGCAGCGTGTAGCCGAGCGCGCCCACCCCGCGCGGCACGATCGACACCTTCCGCACCGGATCCTGCGTCGGCAAGAGCTCCGCCGCGATCGCGTGCCCCGCCTCGTGATACGCAACGACCACGCGCTCGTGCGCGCCGAGCCGCCGGCTCTTGCGCTCGAGGCCCGCGATCACCCGCTCGATGGCCTCGTCGAGGTCCGCCCTGCTCACGGACGTCGCGTGCCTGCGCGCCGCGAGCAGCGCCGCCTCGTTCAGGAGGTTCGCGAGGTCCGCGCCCACGAGCCCCGTCGTCTGCGCGGCCATGTCGTCGAGGTTCACGTCCGGGCCGAGCAGCACCCGGCGCGCGTGCACCTCCAGGATCTCGCGCCGCTCGCGTAGATCCGGCCGATCGACGTAGACGCGCCGATCGAAGCGGCCTGCACGCGTGAGCGCCGGGTCGAGGATCTCGGGCCGGTTCGTCGCGGCGATCACCACGAGCCCCGTCGCGCCGTCGAAGCCGTCCATCTCCGTGAGGAGCTGGTTCAGCGTCTGCTCGCGCTCGTCGTTGCCGCCGATCGGCCCGGCCGCGCCGCGCGCCTTTCCGACCGCGTCGAGCTCGTCGACGAACAGGATCGCGGCCGGCTTTTCGCGCGCCTGCGTGAACAGGTCGCGCACGCGCGCCGCGCCCACGCCGACGAACATCTCCACGAACTCCGAGCCGCAGATGCTGAAGAAGGGCACGTTCGCCTCGCCGGCCACGGCCCGCGCGAGCAACGTCTTGCCCGTCCCGGGTGGGCCGACGAGCAAGACGCCCTTCGGGATCCGCCCGCCGAGCCTGCGATAACGCTCGGGAGACTTGAGGAACTCGACGATCTCGGTGAGCTCTGCCTTCGCCTCGTGGCTGCCGGCCACGTCGCGGAAGGTCACCGGCGCGCCCTTGTCCACGTAGAGCCGCGCCTTGTGTTTGCCGAAGTTCAGCGCGGGGTTCGTGATGTTCGGCGTCGGCGCCTTGCGCGACATCGAGCTCACGAGCAGGAGCACGCCGAGGAGCGGCAACGCCCAGAGCAGCATCATCGACATCGACGGCCCGCCGTCGGAGACCCGCGTGTACGGGACGTCCTTCGCGTCGAGCGTCGCGAGCAGGGCGGTCTCGGCGCCTTCGATGCGCCCGGTCCGGAACGTCTGCGACGTGCCGACGGGCGCGTTCGGCGCCGTGCGCCCGATGTACGTATCCCCTTTGATCTGCACCTCGGTGAGCACGCCTTGCTCGGCCATGTCCCGGAACCGAGCGTAAGGAATTCGCTCCTCGCTCCCTTCGAGCGAGCCGAGCAGGAGCACTGCGCCCACCACGAGCAGGATGTAAACCCAGAACGATCGCATTGGTTTCCGCCCCGTGCGACCTGCCTGCACACGCTTTGCCAACCACGATCCGGAGGCGAGCGACCTCGATCCGTGCACCGACGTACCGGCGAGGATGGACAGTCCAAAAGGAGCGGGCGTACGCTTCTCCGTCCATGAACGGCCGCTCCCTGCACTCCACGCTCACCGCGCTGACGTCCGCCACGTTCCTCTCGCTCGCGGCCCTCGGCTGCGGCGGCGCGACCCCGCCGCCGGACGACGCCACGAGCGGGAGCGACGCTGTCCCGGACACCGAGCCGAGCGAGTCGAGCGCGGCTCCGAGCGACACGTCGAGCGACGCGGCGGAGCCTGAGCCGAAGCCCCTGTCGCACGGCGCGAAGAAGGTGACGGGCGACGGCGCCGCGGACGACTACACGCTCACCGAGCGGGACTGCATCGAGCTCGGCAAGCAGTACGTCGTGGTGCAACGCGCCGATCAGATCGTCGCGCTCGACAAGCGGCTCACGGCCAAGCAACGCGAGCAGGCGATCACGAACATCGACGCGGTGGTCGGGAAGATGGGCGAGCCGTGGGCGAACGGCTGCATCGAGAGCCTCGTCGGCAAGGTGGCCGAGCGCAAGCGGCTCGAGTGCGCGATGGCCGCGAAGACCGTGAAGGGCTTCGACGAGTGCCTCAACGGGGAGAATCCGCCGCAGTGAGATGAGAGGTGAGAGGGGAGGGGTCGAGCGTCGCCTCCGCGGAAAAACCCCACGGAAAAACCTGGTTCGTCCCAGCGAACCTCCGCCCCTCACTTTCCCCTTGTTTTCTCGTTCCAGCGGGTGCTAGGTTTGTCCCTACCGATGCACCCCCTCCTCGCCGACCCCTGGGTCGCGGCGCGCATCGACGCTGCCGTCGCCCCGTACCGCGACCTCCTCCCCAGCGCGGACGTCGACTTTCTCCGCGACGAGCTCGCCGAGCGGCTCGCGACCGACGAACACGCGGCGCGCCTCCTCCGCCGGGCCGCGCCGAGGCACGTCGAGCAGAGCGGGGAGGCGTTCGTGGGGGTTCTCGACGAGACGCACGAGACCGACGGAGCGCCCACGGTTCGCCGCGTGGCGAACGGCTCGTGTCGATCGGGATCCGGGGCCGGCGAGTGAACGTTCGCGGCGGCGCTTCGTTCGGCGGAAACCCCGAGGTCGAGCGCTACTACCAGGAGGGCAAGCCGGTGCTCGAGCAAGTCGTCCGCTGGATGGCGCGCAGGCTCGGCGACTCGGTCCCGTTCGAGGACATGCGCGCCTACGCGCACGAGGCCTTGCTCGAAGCGGTGAGCACCTTCGACCCGAGCCGCGCCACCCTCGCCACCTACGTCGCGCGGAAGGTCCGCTGGGCCATCCTCGACGGCATCAAGCGGGAGCGTCGTTCTCGCCGGGCCCTCGCCCGCGCCACCGGCCTGCTCGGCGCCGAGCGCCTCTCCCTCGAGCTCGCCTCCGCTCCGGACGAGCCGGGCTTCTCCGAGGACGACCACGTCTCCGCGCTCGATCGCCTCCTCGAAGCGCACGCCGCCGCCCTCGCGCTCGGCCTCGTCGCGGCCTCGAGCTCGCCCGAGGAGCACACCTCGCGCGCCGAGATGGCGCATGCGCTGCGGCACGCCATCGGCGCGCTCCCCGAGCGCGAACGCAAGCTCGTCGAGCGGCACTACTACCAGGGTGAAGACTTCGACGAGATCGCCGCGGAGCTCGGCATCAGCAAGAGCTGGGCGAGCCGCCTGC is drawn from Polyangium spumosum and contains these coding sequences:
- the ftsH gene encoding ATP-dependent zinc metalloprotease FtsH, with amino-acid sequence MRSFWVYILLVVGAVLLLGSLEGSEERIPYARFRDMAEQGVLTEVQIKGDTYIGRTAPNAPVGTSQTFRTGRIEGAETALLATLDAKDVPYTRVSDGGPSMSMMLLWALPLLGVLLLVSSMSRKAPTPNITNPALNFGKHKARLYVDKGAPVTFRDVAGSHEAKAELTEIVEFLKSPERYRRLGGRIPKGVLLVGPPGTGKTLLARAVAGEANVPFFSICGSEFVEMFVGVGAARVRDLFTQAREKPAAILFVDELDAVGKARGAAGPIGGNDEREQTLNQLLTEMDGFDGATGLVVIAATNRPEILDPALTRAGRFDRRVYVDRPDLRERREILEVHARRVLLGPDVNLDDMAAQTTGLVGADLANLLNEAALLAARRHATSVSRADLDEAIERVIAGLERKSRRLGAHERVVVAYHEAGHAIAAELLPTQDPVRKVSIVPRGVGALGYTLQKPREDRYLMSRQEILDRLVVLLGGRVAEQRTFGDASTGAQDDLVNATDIARRMVRELGMGGAAGLGLASFDPRRSVTFERGGYDYSEETARVVDAEVGRLLAEAEARTKALINEHYEGLDRIARRLLDVETLTGEDVRALLHAPAEKPKVAEAEGVDVTVEEAPASEARPRAACVGSK
- a CDS encoding sigma-70 family RNA polymerase sigma factor; the encoded protein is MNVRGGASFGGNPEVERYYQEGKPVLEQVVRWMARRLGDSVPFEDMRAYAHEALLEAVSTFDPSRATLATYVARKVRWAILDGIKRERRSRRALARATGLLGAERLSLELASAPDEPGFSEDDHVSALDRLLEAHAAALALGLVAASSSPEEHTSRAEMAHALRHAIGALPERERKLVERHYYQGEDFDEIAAELGISKSWASRLHAQAIQSLGEAIASRTR
- a CDS encoding HipA N-terminal domain-containing protein; amino-acid sequence: MPEGKRLTLLHLSDLQFGRAHGFPAGGSPGSLVDRLAQNLARLRDEEHVRPDLVLLSGDLAEWGLPREFEEVALFVRELARSLALDVRRFVLIPGNHDISRKLSRAYFDECEVYGRDPEKPYWPKYKPYADFFTQLYAGHAGIGFTEREPWSLFEYPDLGVVVAGLNSTIADSHRDEDHRGEIGEAQIRAFVEELRPLGEKGYLRIGLVHHDPTRSGGHDGIVDAEAIEKKLAPHLDLLLHGHTHDDKQRWFGHLGATPVPVIGIGSAGVDRAERPAEVGNQFQILQLSRDSIEVGLRRHDPGQGDWIGDTRGDPAGQAWRIIYPVPHLARATAAFAEAPASEPARDAMADAVEQYRRRITATYRGRHFAEQSGLLRRASVDLLSLFVVPQVAALTQRPKAPEAKATYEEKEQEAPWEEGYPEDADAVLFDPRKPWMLVLGGPGSGKSALTSWLMLKLCEAGETLPEGMARFVPVRIEMRRFAQHMRVHKGRAYDFFDYLEAENAELSIDALRSDRLRELAEARRLLWIFDGLDEVVDAEERKRCAAMIGGVRQRYDGRGLITSREVGAEDVRTELSRCEVPSYRLRAFDAAHVKKLLAALPMPEARRERLLHAIRQSPALAEMCRTPLVLTMTALLSLRGEVPERRRDLLGRLVELLVEEWEAGKGDEPESSDLARFDFALTTRFLSKLALWMMLDIEGGSGNVLAEEDLRRFTVAFCREELGEREIVAKRTARRFLEKLQHRNGVLVSWGAGAYGFVHRGFLDYLAAEELHEGFATEEGRELVAELVQTCWRSDAWRECLAMVLGAIGEEEPHEVIPMLQAVLRRLELQETTYANFIAFAVRVLAEVYRGLDQEPLRSFASRLTELLRRCCEARVNYPLGGTAAITEALRQVGEQWPAASILREWALGEFGFDFLGHRSGSSYRMALATTPLKERRELLDRIVERSESPEAIQAATEEVLSGQDLAPDDAARLYRAAERKSERVALAVGEVLLQDGVPEAARWIEDSWRSFHDDTAQIDGAILLASVPERRSTMLRWLIERAESSDKVPPTIRAFIARTEVDDPFLYETLTSWFRSSHSRLRLTAAMALAHGHDDPEAFDQLERFVRGRDENFADLALYALLDASKRDGAAASEIARSTLRRLLQDPTDVGPSDFEHMAWWWEQHVDAAEAAAARAAYPGTYEETPPSDHWARFNAATDALEGAAEDPERRRAAQSQLRELVTPAAPEEVRLPAAIQLRRIGDPLGEATLRELAHSAANEDRRCFAARQIRDLETLHHLATSAQSDQVRADAAHVLALLDARRALLRVGRPRRGIVSLRGQRAGIIEETPTGSRFTYDPDYLDRPDAKAIAPSLPLRRLPYESEGLHPFFENLLPEGWLLHLARKTLGTSGQDLFGLLLATCRDCIGAVEIVPEPDDEELT
- a CDS encoding HipA domain-containing protein; protein product: MSTCLACLGPDAPEPPAEPYHPACLEALFGTPSAPRISFGRADVPDVVERSIGKFSISGVQPKAQARLSEDRGALELADAGGRYIVKPDVQAYPFLPANEHLTMALARRVGLPVPPNALVRLADDSMAYIVRRFDRINGEPPRKRIQEDFCSLAGLRSGDKYESSAEKCAKLVLRFTQDTAAGMRTLFVQMLFSYLVGNGDLHLKNLSIVEEDDGSFALSPAYDLVSTWIYGDHDLALPIQGKKNKVTRRNWLTFAELHAHIPRPEATTLLDGVLAQLTHARSVVASSALTDETLRFRYLAVLDERVASLAPGRSDP